From a single Nicotiana tomentosiformis chromosome 2, ASM39032v3, whole genome shotgun sequence genomic region:
- the LOC104097477 gene encoding non-classical arabinogalactan protein 30-like, giving the protein MAKALVLFQLSVLLLSSFTVVLSQEEGIGGWFIDKHHGHFPPAEAPKAHKGYHHPKYSPAPSPSYTPSKPPTKPPTYSPSKPPAKPPVKPPTKPPTYSPSKPPAKPPVKPPTPSPYPAPITRKPVAVRGLVYCKPCKFRGVKTLNQASPLLGAVVKLVCNNTKKTLVEQGKTDKNGFFWIMPKLLSSGAYHKCKVFLVSSNNTYCDVPTDYNGGKSGALLKYTPLPKPPAASSLPVKPPTYDVFTVGPFGFEPSKKVPCKK; this is encoded by the exons ATGGCAAAGGCCCTTGTTCTTTTTCAGCTTTCAGTTTTATTACTTAGCTCATTCACAGTAGTTCTTAGCCAGGAGGAAGGCATTGGGGGTTGGTTTATAGACAAACATCATGGCCACTTTCCACCAGCTGAAGCCCCTAAAGCTCACAAAGGCTACCACCACCCCAAATATTCCCCAGCCCCTTCACCATCTTATACTCCTTCAAAACCACCAACTAAACCTCCCACTTACAGTCCATCAAAACCACCAGCTAAGCCGCCAGTTAAACCACCAACTAAGCCTCCCACTTATAGTCCATCAAAACCACCAGCTAAGCCACCAGTTAAACCACCAACACCATCACCTTATCCTGCTCCTATTACTAGGAAACCTGTAGCTGTACGTGGCCTTGTTTACTGCAAACCGTGCAAGTTTAGAGGGGTTAAAACTCTAAACCAAGCTTCCCCACTCCTGG GAGCGGTAGTGAAGCTAGTATGCAACAACACAAAGAAGACATTAGTGGAACAGGGCAAGACAGACAAGAATGGTTTCTTCTGGATCATGCCCAAACTCTTGTCCTCAGGAGCTTACCACAAATGCAAGGTGTTCTTGGTCTCATCAAACAATACTTATTGCGATGTCCCAACAGATTACAATGGTGGAAAATCTGGTGCTTTGTTGAAATACACCCCACTTCCCAAGCCACCAGCAGCTAGCTCTCTCCCTGTTAAACCCCCCACATATGATGTCTTCACTGTTGGGCCTTTTGGTTTCGAACCCTCAAAGAAGGTGCCTTGCAAAAAGTAA